The Streptomyces venezuelae genomic interval CACCGGGCCCCGTCCTGATCGAACTGTCACCCACACGTCCACCAGCCCCGGACTCCGTACCCGCTGAGGCCGGGGAGCTATGGCGCGAGACACCGGTCGCCTGCACCCTGAACGGCGATGAGCTGGGCGAGCGCACCGCGCAGTGGCAGAACCTCGTCGCCCGGTCCACCACACGCGAAGAAGTCCCGGACGGGATACGCCTGACCTTCCCCGGTACCCCTGAATTGGCCGCCGAGGTCGCTTCGCTGGCCGCGGCCGAACAGGGATGCTGCGCCTTCTTCGACTTCACCCTGCACCTGGCCCCCTCCTCGCTGGAGCTGACCGTGCGCGCCCCCGAGGCCGCCGGATCCCTGCTGACCGACCTCTTCGGAGCCGCCTCGTGACCACCCCCTCCCCTACTGGGAAGCCGTCCTCCGGCAAGTCCGTGCTGGGCGCCGGCCTGCTCGCTGTGGCTGCCTGCGCAGTGTGCTGTGCGGGACCCCTGCTGGCCGTGCTGGGCAGCCTCGGTGTCGCGTCCGCCATCGGCGCGATCTGGGCACCGGCGCTGGCCGTCCTCGCGGTCGCCGCCGTCGTGGCGGCCGCGTGGGTGCACCAGCGCAGGAAGCGGACGTCCGCCTGCCAGACCGGGCCTGCCACCGTCGATGTGGGCATGCCCACCCGCATCCCGCCCGGCACCGGCTCCGACCGCTTGCCACAATGAACCACGCCCACCAGGGCGCAACCACGCAGGTCAGCACAGCCAGAGGGAACGGGTCGGAATGGTGTCGCAGGAACCGCGCGGTCTGGTCGAGCGGATGGAAGACCACCAGATCGCGATCTACCTCGCCGCCATGGCTCTCGGCGGCCTCCTCGGCTGGGCGGCGCCCGGCGCCGGCCCCGCCCTGGAGCACGCCATCAACCCCGTCCTTGGCGCGCTGCTGTTCGTCACCTTCCTCCAGGTCCCCGCCGCCGACCTGCTCCGTTCGCTGCACGACGGCCGGTTCCTGTCCGCCGCAATGGCCGTGAACTTCGTCGTCGTACCGCTCGTCGTGGCGGCCCTGTTCACCTTCCTGCCCGCCGACCAGGCGGTCCGGATCGGTGTGCTGCTGGTCCTGCTGTGCCCGTGCGTGGACTACGTGATCGTCTTCAGCGGCCTGGCCGGCGGGGACAGCCGCCGCCTGCTGGCCGCCACCCCGCTCCTGCTCGTCGCACAGATGCTGCTCCTGCCCGGCTTCCTCTACCTCTTCATGGGCCCGGAACTCGGCGACATCGTCGAGGCGGGCCCCTTCCTCGAAGCCTTCCTCTTCCTGATCGTCATCCCGCTCGCCCTGGCCTGGGGCCTGCAGGCGTGGGCCGCGCACCGCCCGGCCGGCCGGAAGGTCTCCGAAGCGGCGACCACCACGATGGTGCCGCTGATGGCCGTCACGCTGATCACGGTCGTCGCCTCCCAGGTCCCCAAGCTGGACGGCCGTCTCGGCGACGTGGCAGCCGTCGTCCCCGTCTACGCCGTCTTCCTGATCGTCATGGCCTTCGCCGGGCGCCTGGTGGCCCGGGCCTTCCGGCTCGACGTCCCCGCTTCTCGGGCCGTCGTCTTCACCGGCGCGACACGTAATTCCCTCGTTGTCCTGCCCCTCGCCCTGGCCCTGCCCGACGATCTGGCCGTGGCCGCGGTCGTCGTGGTCACCCAGACCCTCGTCGAGGTCATCGGCATGGTCGCCTACGTACGCCTCGTTCCCCGCCTCGTCCCGGACCGGGACGAGGCGCCGGTCAGGGCCGGGTGAGGATGGTGCAGATCTCGCCCTCGGAACACGAGTCGGGATCGGTCACCGCGGCCCGCCGGGCCAGCTCCTGAAGCTCCGTCCGGGCCTCGCGCAGTTCGGCCATGCGCCGGTCGATCTCCGCCAGATGCTGGTCGATGAGTGCACTGACCCGGGCGCACGGCGCCTGCCCGCTGTCCCGCAGGGTGAGTACGGAGCGGATCTCGGCGAGGGTCAGCCCGGCCGCCTGGGCATCGCGGATGAAACCGAGCCGGGCGAGCATCTGCTGCGGATAGTCGCGGTAACCGCCGGAGGTACGGGGAGGCGCAGGCAACAGCCCGGCCTGCTCGTAGAACCTGATCGTCTTGGTGGTCAGCCCGCCCGCCACCGCCAGCTCGCCGATACGCATACGTCCACGCTAACGCCTTGACCTTCCAGCGCACTGGAAGGTCTACGGTCGGAGCGACAGGCCAGGGACCAGGAGGACTGCGGACATGCGCATCACGATTCTCACGGTGCCGGACTGCCCGAACGCACCGGTCGTACGCGAGCGGATCACGGGCGCGCTCGACGGCAGGAGCGCCGAGGTGGAGCTCGTCGACGTACGCGAGGAGGCCGAGGCCGCCCGCTGGGGCATGACCGGCTCGCCGACGGTACTCCTCGACGGCGTCGACCCGTTCGCCGTACCCGGCGCGCCGACGAGCGTGTCCTGCCGTCTCTACCGCGATGCCGACGGGCGCGCGGACGGGGCACCCAGCGTCCAGGCCCTGCGCCAGGCTCTGTCCGGCACGGCTCCCGCCCCAGCCACTGAGGGACTGGAGTGCTGCGAGGCGGACCTGCTGGATCCGATCGGCCGGGCCGGCCGCGGCCGACGCGCCCCGGCCGAACGCGGACTGCGCGCCGTCCACCAGGCGGTACTACGGCACTTCGCCACCCACGGCACAGCACCGCGGCCGGCCACGGTGGAATCCGAAGCCGCCCTCGCGGGCCGTACTGCCGCCGACGTACTGGCGGAGTTGGACCGCGAGGACTTCCTGGCCCTCGACGAGGAGGGGCGGATCCGGGCGGCCTACCCGTTCTCGGCTGCAGAGACCCCCCACCGGGTCCGGATGGCGAGCGGAGTGGAGGCGTGGTCGATGTGCGCCGTCGACGCCTTGGGCATCAGTGCCATGCTCGACGGCCAGGACGTACGGATCTCCTCCTCCGACCCGGTCAGCGGCGAGCCGGTGACCGTCACATTCACCGACGGCAACCCACGGTGGGAGCCTGCGGATGCGGTCGTGTTCATCGGCCGCCGCGAAGGCAGCGGACCTGCTGCCACGGTGTGCTGTGACGCGCTGAACTTCTTCACCGGCCGCGCCACGGCCGGGCGATGGCAGCGCGAGAACCCCGAGGTCAGCGGTCAGATCGTCAGCCAGGGCCGCGCTGCGCAGATCGGGCAGCAGACCTTCGGCCCGCTTCTCCAGGACGACTGACACACGGCGGCATGCGGTGAGAGACCGCCCCGGAGTGGGCATCATCGAAGCCTGGGCGACGAGAGCGGGCAGGCCATGACGAACGAGGGCCCCATGGACCGGCAGGCCGTGCACGACGACTACGAGTGCGCCCGCCGAACCTTTCACGGGCTCCTCGACACGGCCTCGAAGGACGACCTGGCCCGGCCCACGCGGCACCAAGTGGACCAACGAGCAGCTGCTGTGGCACATGCTCTTCGGCTACTACGTCGTCCGGGCGCTGCTGATCCTGGTCCGCGTCTTCGGCCGGCTCCCGCGCTGGGCGAGCAAGGTGTTCGCGTGGGTGCTGGACGCTGCCACCGTGCCGTTCGACCTGATCAACTACCTAGGTCCGTGCGGGGCGGTGAAGGTGTACGGGCCGCGCCGCATGGCTGCCTCGTTCGACCGGGTCACCGGCTTCCTGGAGCGCCGGCTGGCCGAGGAATCCGAAGCCGGCCTGGCTCGCGGCATGCACTACCCCGTCCGCTGGGACCCCTTCTTCCAGGACTTCATGACCCTCGCGGACATCTACCGCTACCCGACCCAGCACTTCGACTCCCACCACCGCCAACTCACCCTCGGCAGCGGGAACGCGTTCAGCTGACCGCCGGGCTGCGGCGCTCCAACAGGACCACGTCGCGCCAGGTTCCGTGGTGGCGGCCGATCCGCTCGCGGGTCCCGATGACTCGGAAGCCGACCCGTTGGTGGACGGCGAGGCTGGCGGCGTTCTCGGGGAAGACGCCGGACTGGATGGTCCAGATGCCGGCCGCCTCGGTGGACTCGACGAGGGCGGCGAGTAGCGCGGAGGCGACGCCCCGGCCGCGGGCGTCGGGGTGCACGTACACCGAGTGCTCGACCACGCCCGCGTACGCGCACCGGTCCGAGACCTTGGCGGCCGCCACCCAGCCCAGCACGCGGCCGGTCTGATCGAGGGCGGCGAAGCGGTGCTCGGGCAGCTTCGCCGCGTCGAACTGTTCCCAAGCCGGGGCGGTGGTCTCGAACGTGGCGTTGCCCTCGTCGATCCCGGCCTGGTAGATCGCGACGACCTCGTCGGCGTGGTCGGCGGTCAGGGGCACGACGACGGTCGCAACGGTCACGCGGCAGCCGCCTTGGTCAGCAGCGCACCCATCGCCGCGAGGACTGCGGGCTCGACGCGGTAGTAGACCCAGGTCCCGCGCCGCTCGGAGGAGAGCAGCCCGGCCTCTTTCAGCTTCTTCAGGTGGTGGGAGACGGTCGGCTGGGAAACGCCGACGTCCGAGATGTCGCAGACGCACGCCTCGCCGCCCTCGTGCGAGGCGACCGCCGAGAACAGCCGCAGGCGGACCGGGTCGCCAAGCGCCTTGAACATGACCGCGGTCCGCTCCGCCTCCTCGGCCGTCAGCGGCCGCTCCGTGAGCGGCGGGCAGCACGGCTCCACGGCGGGCTGAAGCAGCGGCAGCGCCTTCACATTCGACATACGTCTATGTTGACACATATCGAAGCAAGAACCCAGGGGTCACGGCCGACACAGGGTCCGGGCCAGTCGGCCGGCCGCCCGCCGGGCGTCGCGGCCGACGCCGCGCAGGGACGCGGACGACAAGCTCCGCTGCCACTCCAGCCCCACGTACGCCAGGCAGGGATGGGCGAGAGAGGCGCCGTCCCGGTGCCGGGGTCGACCGGCCGCATCGAGGGCGCCGAGCGGGGCGAGGTAGCCGAGGTCCGGGAGGTAGCCGGTCGCCAGGATGATCGCGTCGACGTCCTCCGCCGCTCCGCCGGCCCACGTGACCGAGGGGCCGTCCACGCGCGTGAACACCGGGCGCCGATCCGGCAGGCCGGCGGCGAGCGCGGCGCGATAGCGGCCGTCGTCGATGACCGCCATCGACGCCGGACGCTGCTGGAAGCGCGCCAACGGCGCCGCGTCCAGGCCGGTGGCGGTGAGCCAGAAGTGCAGGTCCCGCCCGAACAGCCGCTGCGGGAACCATCGCACCGGAGCCCGCGACGCCAGACTCACCCGCGCCACCTCCGCGAGCTCGGCCGCGACCTGCACCGCCGAGTTCCCCGCTCCGACCACCACGACCCGCTGCCCTGCGAACGGGCCCGGGGCCCGGTACTGCGAGACGTGCAGCACCGTGCCGATGAAGGTCTCCAGCCCGGGCAGAGCGGGACGGTTCGGCCGACCGAAGCCACCCGTGGCCGCGACCACCGCACGGGCATCCAGCGTCCGGCCGCCGGCCAGGTCGAGCTCGAAGCCCTCCCCGACCGCCCGCACAGAGGTGACGCGGCGCCCGGTGCGGATGTCGGCGTCCAGACGCTCCGCGTACCGGCCCAGGTAGGCGACCACCTCGTCCCGGTGTGGGTAGCGGTCCGGGTCGCCGCCGAACGTCAGGCCCGGCAGCGAGCTGTACCGGGCAGGCGAGAACAGGGTGAGGCTGTCGTAGTACCGCGGCCACGACCCCGCCGTCCGCTCGGACGCCTCCAGGACCACGGGCCGAAGCCCCTGAGCCAGCAGGCTGTGCGCGGCGGCCAGGCCCGACTGGCCGCCTCCGATGACCGCGACGTCGATGTGCTCCATGAACCATCACTCCGTATCGATGCGTGTCTATGTTGACGCTCATCGATACAGGTGTCATTCTGGAGACGCAAGGGATCGACGAGTGTCGAAGCAAGGGGAACCGTCATGAACGCCACCGCCATCGAGCAGCTGCCCGTCGTGGTCATCGGGGCCGGCCCGGCCGGTCTGGCCGCTGCCGCGCACCTCGTCGACCGGGGCCTGGAGCCGCTGGTCCTGGAGGCGGGAGTCAAGGCGGGTGCGGCGGTGCGCGAGTGGGCGCACGTCCGTCTGTTCTCCACGTGGGGCGAGGTCACCGACCCGGCGGCCGAGAAGCTCCTTGCGCCCACCGGCTGGGTGAAGCCGGACGAGAAGACGTACCCGACCGGCGGTGACTGGGCCGAGCGGTACCTGCAGCCGCTCGCCGACGTTCTCGGTGACAAGATCCGCCTCAGCGCCCTGGTCACCGGTGTCTCCCGCTCGGGCCGTGACCGGATCGTCGATGCCGACCGCGAGAGCCAGCCCTTCACCGTCTACGTCACCCACGCCGACGGCCGCGAGGAGCGGATCCTGGCCCGTGCCGTCATCGATGCCTCCGGCACCTGGTCCATCCCCAGCCCCGCCGGCGGCGACGGTCTCCCGGCCCTCGGCGAGCGCGCGGCCGCCGACCTGATCTCCTACCGCGTCCCTGACCTGAAGGACCCGGCCGCCCGCGCCCGTTACGCCGGGAAGCGCACGGCCGTGATCGGCTCCGGCGCCTCCGCCTTCACCGCCCTGGCCTTGCTCGCCGACCTGGCGAAGTCCGACGACGGCGTCGGCACACACGCCACCTGGATCCTGCGCCGTGGCATCTCCGGCTCCACCTTCGGCGGCGGCACCGCCGACCAGCTCCCTGCCCGCGGCGCCCTGGGCCTCGCCGCCAAGGCCGCAGTCGACGAGGGCCACGCGGACGCCGTGACCGGCTTCCGTACGGACGCGATCGAGCGTGACGGCGACAAGCTCGTCCTGGTGGCGGAGGACGGCCGACGCCTCGACTCGGTCGACGAGGTCATCGTCCTGACCGGCTTCCGCCCCGACCTGTCCTTCCTGGACGAGCTCCGTCTCGGCCTGGACGAGCGCCTCCAGGCGCCGGTGGAGCTCGCGCCTCTGATCGACCCGAACCAGCACTCCTGCGGCAGTGTCTACCCGCACGGCGTGAAGGAGCTGTCGCACCCGGAGGAGGGCCTCTACCTTGTCGGGATGAAGTCCTACGGTCGCGCGCCGACGTTCCTCGCTCTGACCGGCTACGAGCAGGTCCGCTCCGTCGTCGCCGCCATCGCCGGCGACCGCGAGTCCGCCGAGCGCGTCGAACTTGTCCTCCCGGAGACCGGGGTGTGCGGCGGCGCGGGCCTCTTCGACCAGCCCCAGCAGGACGCGGCGGCCGACGGCGGTGGCTGCTGCGCACCCGCCCCCGCCCTGATCCAGCTCGGCACCGCGGCCCCGGCACCCTCCTGCGGCTCGTGACCGAACTCAACACCCGTGCGAGCGGGGCCGCGACCGGAACGGGGGGCCGGTCGCGGCCCCGCGCCGTGCTGCCCGCCCTGTGCGCCACGCAGATCACCAGCTGGGGAATCGTCTACTACGCCTTCCCCGTCCTCAACCCCGAGATCACTGCCGCGACCGGCTGGTCGAGCACCGCCACCATGGCCGCTTTCTCCCTCGCCCTGGTCGTCTCCGGCATCACCGGAATCCGTGTCGGCCGCATCATCGACCACCGCGGGCCCCGCACCGTCATGACCGCCGGATCCGCCGCAGGCGCCATAAGCATGGTGGTCATCGCCCTGGCGCCGAACCTGCCGGTCTTCTTCGCGGGCTGGCTCCTGGCCGGGTTCGCCATGGCCGCGACGTTCTACCAGCCCGCGTTCGCCGCCCTCACCCGCTGGTTCGCCCCCGACCACGTCCGCGCCCTGACCATCGTCACCCTCGCCGGCGGCCTCGCCTCCACCGTCTTCGCACCCCTCACCGCCGCCCTCGCCGACCACT includes:
- a CDS encoding NAD(P)-binding domain-containing protein; amino-acid sequence: MNATAIEQLPVVVIGAGPAGLAAAAHLVDRGLEPLVLEAGVKAGAAVREWAHVRLFSTWGEVTDPAAEKLLAPTGWVKPDEKTYPTGGDWAERYLQPLADVLGDKIRLSALVTGVSRSGRDRIVDADRESQPFTVYVTHADGREERILARAVIDASGTWSIPSPAGGDGLPALGERAAADLISYRVPDLKDPAARARYAGKRTAVIGSGASAFTALALLADLAKSDDGVGTHATWILRRGISGSTFGGGTADQLPARGALGLAAKAAVDEGHADAVTGFRTDAIERDGDKLVLVAEDGRRLDSVDEVIVLTGFRPDLSFLDELRLGLDERLQAPVELAPLIDPNQHSCGSVYPHGVKELSHPEEGLYLVGMKSYGRAPTFLALTGYEQVRSVVAAIAGDRESAERVELVLPETGVCGGAGLFDQPQQDAAADGGGCCAPAPALIQLGTAAPAPSCGS
- the merB gene encoding organomercurial lyase, which gives rise to MRITILTVPDCPNAPVVRERITGALDGRSAEVELVDVREEAEAARWGMTGSPTVLLDGVDPFAVPGAPTSVSCRLYRDADGRADGAPSVQALRQALSGTAPAPATEGLECCEADLLDPIGRAGRGRRAPAERGLRAVHQAVLRHFATHGTAPRPATVESEAALAGRTAADVLAELDREDFLALDEEGRIRAAYPFSAAETPHRVRMASGVEAWSMCAVDALGISAMLDGQDVRISSSDPVSGEPVTVTFTDGNPRWEPADAVVFIGRREGSGPAATVCCDALNFFTGRATAGRWQRENPEVSGQIVSQGRAAQIGQQTFGPLLQDD
- a CDS encoding ArsR/SmtB family transcription factor, giving the protein MSNVKALPLLQPAVEPCCPPLTERPLTAEEAERTAVMFKALGDPVRLRLFSAVASHEGGEACVCDISDVGVSQPTVSHHLKKLKEAGLLSSERRGTWVYYRVEPAVLAAMGALLTKAAAA
- a CDS encoding heavy metal-responsive transcriptional regulator, whose product is MRIGELAVAGGLTTKTIRFYEQAGLLPAPPRTSGGYRDYPQQMLARLGFIRDAQAAGLTLAEIRSVLTLRDSGQAPCARVSALIDQHLAEIDRRMAELREARTELQELARRAAVTDPDSCSEGEICTILTRP
- a CDS encoding flavin-containing monooxygenase → MEHIDVAVIGGGQSGLAAAHSLLAQGLRPVVLEASERTAGSWPRYYDSLTLFSPARYSSLPGLTFGGDPDRYPHRDEVVAYLGRYAERLDADIRTGRRVTSVRAVGEGFELDLAGGRTLDARAVVAATGGFGRPNRPALPGLETFIGTVLHVSQYRAPGPFAGQRVVVVGAGNSAVQVAAELAEVARVSLASRAPVRWFPQRLFGRDLHFWLTATGLDAAPLARFQQRPASMAVIDDGRYRAALAAGLPDRRPVFTRVDGPSVTWAGGAAEDVDAIILATGYLPDLGYLAPLGALDAAGRPRHRDGASLAHPCLAYVGLEWQRSLSSASLRGVGRDARRAAGRLARTLCRP
- a CDS encoding GNAT family N-acetyltransferase, producing the protein MTVATVVVPLTADHADEVVAIYQAGIDEGNATFETTAPAWEQFDAAKLPEHRFAALDQTGRVLGWVAAAKVSDRCAYAGVVEHSVYVHPDARGRGVASALLAALVESTEAAGIWTIQSGVFPENAASLAVHQRVGFRVIGTRERIGRHHGTWRDVVLLERRSPAVS
- a CDS encoding arsenic resistance protein gives rise to the protein MVSQEPRGLVERMEDHQIAIYLAAMALGGLLGWAAPGAGPALEHAINPVLGALLFVTFLQVPAADLLRSLHDGRFLSAAMAVNFVVVPLVVAALFTFLPADQAVRIGVLLVLLCPCVDYVIVFSGLAGGDSRRLLAATPLLLVAQMLLLPGFLYLFMGPELGDIVEAGPFLEAFLFLIVIPLALAWGLQAWAAHRPAGRKVSEAATTTMVPLMAVTLITVVASQVPKLDGRLGDVAAVVPVYAVFLIVMAFAGRLVARAFRLDVPASRAVVFTGATRNSLVVLPLALALPDDLAVAAVVVVTQTLVEVIGMVAYVRLVPRLVPDRDEAPVRAG